TCTCCGTCGCCCGGTTCGTGGGGACGCAACTGGAGGTGGGGGCGCGGCGAATGGCGACCATGACCGCCGACAGCGCTTTGCTGCGGCAGGCGGGCGCCTGGGCAGACCGCGCAGTCGCGTTATATCCTTCCAGGGAAGCATTGGAGACGCAGGAGCGGCTGAGGGCGCGGCGCTAGCGGCGCAGCCACCGCCTAACGGCGGGTCCGATACTTCTTATTAACCTTCGGATTGTTAAAGTAAGCGTTCAACTGCTCCTCATTCATGTTCTCCGCAATTTCGAGCGGCACATCGATCAGTTGGAGCTGCACCTGTTTCAGGTCGTCCCGGATCTTTTTGATCTTGCTGGTGAGGTCGGGGTCGCGGTCCCCGATGGGCGCGTTTTCGTTGAGGGAGAATTCCAGTCGTTTGATGTTGGAGCGGATGGCGGAAGCGGCGTTTTGCTCGTAGCTTTTTGTCGGGGCAACGGCTTCCTTGACCGGCACCAGCGCGACACCCACGCTGGGGAGGATCGTGCCGGTGGGCTGCCCAGAGTTATTGGGGAGGGAACCCACCACGGTTCCGCTCAGGGCCGTGGCGGCGCTGGTCAGGTCGAACGAGGTGCGGGTGCCCTTGTTGTGTTTGATCTGGCGGTCCAGCACCATAAAGGTGTATTTGAGCTGGAGGATATAAAAGTGGATGCTGTGTTCCAGCATATGGTATTCGGTCATCCGTTCCGGGTAGTTGGTGGCAAAGCGGACCGTGATGTGCACCAGGGCGGTGTCTTTGTTGTAGAATTTGTCTGTCCCCACGAAGCTCAGGACCACGTTTTTTTCCTTGACAGGATCGTCTTCCCGGATAAAATCATACGGTACCCCCCAAACGAAATTGTCTCCGCATTTCTGGACCAGGGTAAACTTGTTGATCGGGGTGTTGCTGAAAAACTGAATGTTTTCGATGGGGAAGCTGCCGTCGTCGCATTGTACGGCAAAGCTGACGGTGTCGCCTTCCAATACCATGAGGTTGCCACCGGCCACGGATGGTTTCACGTGGGAGGGGATGATCTCGGTATTGTAAAACTGGATCATAAAGGAGGTGTCCACCCGGTCCTGGGGATTGTTGAGGTTTTGTACCCCCACGGACACTTTATAGGGGAAGTCGTATTTCAAACGGCCGGAAAGGAAAAAGCTTTTGTCGGCGCGGAAAGTCAGCAGGCCGTTGTCCTTGTTGATGCGCAGACCGACGGGGGAGTTCCGGAGGAACCAGTAATATCGTGAGGAATCCTTGTTTATTTCAAGCTTGTAGCTTAGGGTGGAGTCCACATGGATGGTGAAGTACGGGTTCAGATTGCGGATGCGGAGAGCGGTATCCGTCGCAACGGCGGGGAGGGGCAGGGTCGCCGGGGAAGTGGTGTCTTTGATAGTCTGGGCGTAGCTGGTTGTTGTGGTAAAGACCAGACAGATTCCCAGGGATAGTAGCGATTTTCGGTGCATAGTTACTTCCGGTTGCGAACGCGCCAAAGTTACGTATTTTTGAGTCTTAATCAACGCTTTACCCGTGTTTTAACGTTTTAGCCCCCCGTTTGTTGTGGACCGCACATCAAATCCTTTGTTAATTCGGGTTTTGTCAAAAACATTGTACGCCCAATTTGCGTTATATTTACAAGATGCAAAAATGGCTTAAGTCTATGTTTAGTAAGAAAAGTGTACCCATTATCCTAGTGTTGCTTGGTGTCGCAAGTGTATTGTACGCATTGAAGGTAAAATCCTTCGATAATCCCGCCTCCAAATACGAAAGGATATTGCAGACCGTCGGCGCTTTCCTCGAAGAAGGCCACTACAGCCCTCAACGCGTAGACGACGCGTTTTCCGAAAAAGTGTTTGACAAATTCATCACGACCCTGGACGGGGATAAGGGCTACTTCCTGAAAAAGGACGTGGACTCCCTGAAAGGCCTGTACGGGGATCGCATCGACGACGAGATGCATGGCGCGCCGCTGAAGTCGTTCTATGGCATCAGTACCGTCTACTCCCGCGACCTCGACCACGCCTCGCAGTTGTTCAAACAGATCCTGGCCCAGCCGTTTGACTTTTCCGTAAAGGAAGACGTCGATATGAATTACGATAAGATGTCGTTCGCCTCTTCCGACGCCGATCTCTACGACCGCTGGCGGAAGCGGCTGAAATACCTGGTTTTGGAACGGTATGTTGACCTGACGGAGGCCCGCGACAAGGAGAAGGAAGCCCGCGACAAGGGGAAGAGCAAAGATACCACCACCCTCAAGACCGACGTCCAGCTCGAAGCCCAGGCCCGGCTCGCGATCTACAAAATCATGGACCGGAATTTTACCCGTCTGAAAACACAGGAAACGGAAGACGCACAGTTCGACGGCATGGTCAACTGCATCACGAACACGATGGATCCCCATACCGACTTTTTCCCCCCCGTCGAGCGCCGTTCGTTTAACGAGTTGATGAGCGGTCACTTTTACGGTATCGGCGCCTCCCTCGAAGAGGATGACGCCGGGAACATAAAAATCGCCACCCTGGTAGCGGGTAGCCCTGCCTGGAAGTCCGGTCAGATCGCCGCAGGGGACATTATCCTCAAAGTAGCCCAGGGGAATGACTCCGCCCAGGACCTCACCGGGTACGCCCGCGAGGACGCTGTCAAGATCATCCGGGGCAGCAAGGGCAGCGTTGTCAAACTCACCATCAAAAAAGCCGACGGCAGCACCAAGGTGGTTGCCCTTATCCGGGACGAAATCCTCGTGGAAGATACTTTTGCCCGCAGCGCCACCATCAACGACAATGGACGCAAGCTGGGCTACATCTACCTGCCGGTTTTCTATGCCGACTTTGACCATAGGGACGGGGCCCGTTGTTCCGTGGACGTGGCCAAAGAAGTAGAGAAGCTCAAGGAAGAAAAGGTAGACGGGATCATCATCGACCTCCGCGGTAACGGGGGCGGCTCGCTGATGGACGTCGTCAATATGGTTGGCCTGTTTGTCAAATCCGGTCCTGTTGTCCAGGTCCGGGGCAGGGGAGACGCCCAGCCCTCCGTGATGAGGGACAATGACCAGGGTGTGCTGTATAGCGGTCCCCTCGCCGTCCTTGTCAACAGCAACAGTGCCTCTGCTTCCGAAATCTTTGCCGCCGCCATCCAGGACTACCACCGCGGGCTGATCATCGGCAGCGATACGTATGGAAAAGGCACCGTGCAAAGGGAAATCGAGCTCGATCCCCGGATCACCGGGAACTGGCCGAAAGACTCCGTCGCCGACCTCGGTTCTATCAAACTGACTCTTCAGAAGTTCTATCGCATCAGCGGCGGATCCACCCAGTTAAAGGGTGTCACCCCCGACGTGGCTATACCCGACCAAATGGAGTACCTCAAGGACCGCGAACGGGACAACCCCGACGCCCTGAAATGGGATGAGATCTCCAAGGCCGAATACGAACCGTGGAGGCCCGGGTACGACCCCGTGCTGATCCGTAAGGAAAGTGAAGAGCGCGTAGACCGCAATCCTTCCTTCCAGACCATTTCCAAGGACGCCCGCTGGCTGGCCGACCAGGACGACAAACGCTATCCCCTGGAGATGACCGCCTACAAGGACGAGAAGACCCAGATGCAAAAGATCTACCAGGAGTTGGAAAAGGTGCAGAAGCTGCCCTCACCCCTGGACATGACCCTGATGCCGATGCCCTCCTCGATCGGCGGCGCCCAGGATACCACCTCCGGCAAGGGCGCCATCCTGGCCGGCAGGAACCAGATGTTCCTCAACAGCTTTAAAAACGACCTGGAGCTCGGCGAATCCGTACATATCGTGGGAGATATGATCAAGCAGGGGAACCTTGCTTCGGGGAAGGTCAATTTCAACAACCAGCAGCAATAGACAACCAGCTATAGTGGAAGGGGCCCTGCGCATGTCGCGGGGCCCTTTCGTTTGTGGCCCGCGCTACGCGCGCGGCCGCCGCGCGAGCGGTCCTCCGGCGGGGCGGGCGCCGCCCGGCGCCTTTACAGCCCCGCCAAGACTCCTTGCACGGCGCTCAGCATCTCCGGCGTAAAATCGAGATGGGTCACCATACGGACCTGCGTGGGCGCAATAGCCACTGCGAGGATATCATGTTTGCGCAAAGTTTCTGACAGACCGGCGGCCGTATACCGCCCTTTAACTGTAAAAATGACAATATTCGTCTCCACGGGAAGGATGTCCGCTACGAAGTCTTTGCCCTTCAAGGCGTCCGCCAGTGCCTTTGCGTGTTTGTGGTCTTCTTCGAGCCGCGTGACGTGGTGGTCCAGGGCATATAAACCCGCCGCCGCGAGGTATCCTGCCTGACGCATCCCGCCCCCAAACACCTTGCGGATGCGGCGGGCGCGGTCGATGTCTTTTTTGCGGCCGACCAACACGCTTCCGACCGGGCAGCCCAGACCCTTGCTCAGGCAGATGGAAATAGAGTCGAAAACTTCACCGTATTGTTTGGGCGTTTCTTTCTTGTGAATCAGTGCGTTATAAATCCTCGCGCCGTCCAGGTGGAGGACAAGGCCGTGCCGGTTACAGACCTCCCGGATGGCCACGATCGAGGCCCAGTCGTAACAACTGCCGCCGCCGCGGTTGGCCGTGTTTTCCAGGCAAACGAGACGGGTAGGGGCCTTGTGGACGTCGTCGGGATTGATCGCCTCTTCCACCTGGAGGGCATTGATCTGTCCGCGAATGCCATCGATGGCACGCACCTGGCAGCCGGAATTAAAGGCAATACCGCCTCCTTCGTAGATATAGACGTGCGCCGATCTGTCGCAAATTACCTCGTCCGCAGGCTGGGTATGCATTTTGATAGCTATCTGGTTGGTCATGGTTCCGGACGGGCAAAAAAGCCCGGCCTCCATGCCAAACTCGGCTGCCAGACGGGTTTCCAGCTCGGTTACGGTGGAATCCTCACGGAACACATCGTCCCCGACTTTGGCCTGAAACATGGCGGTGAGCATGGCTTCGGTGGGTTTGGTGACGGTGTCGGAACGAAGGTCGATCGGCATAAAAATCGTTTTAGTACGCAATGTAGCGAATACGGGTCTTTCAGGCTATCCCAAACAGCTGTTAGTGAAAGTTTTGGTAAAACTACCGATCACGGCTATGAAATTCCGGTGTTGCGACGTATCTTTGCAGATAGTTTTTTTTGATTCCAATCATTTTGTGAAAACCATTGCATTGTAAGGCTAATTTTATCATATGAGGCAACTGAAGATTGCAACACAAATTACCAATCGTGATTCCCAGGCGGTTGAGAAGTACTTGCAGGAGATTTCCAAGATCCCGATGATCACTCCGGAAGAAGAAACAGTGCTGGCACAACGCATCAAAATGAGCGATCAGAGAGCGTTGGACAAGCTGGTGCAGGCTAACCTGCGTTTCGTCGTCTCCGTAGCGAAGCAGTACCAACACCAGGGGCTATCACTTAGTGACCTCATCAATGAAGGTAATCTGGGTCTGATTAAAGCAGCCCAGCGTTTTGACGAAACCAAAGGTTTCAAGTTCATTTCATACGCGGTATGGTGGATCCGCCAGTCCATCCTGCAGGCGTTGGCAGAGCAAGGACGGCTTGTCCGCCTGCCTCAAAACAAAATTGGCACGTATAACAAAGCCAACAAAGCCTACATGGCCTTCGAGCAAGAGCACGAGCGCGAGCCAAGTACGGAAGAGTTGGCCGAGATCCTCGAAATGAGCGAAACGGAGATCAACAACATCTTCCAAAGCAACACCCGCCACACCTCTCTCGATGCCCCCGTGCACGAGGCCGAGGATGTAGCCATGGGTGACCTGCTGGAAGGTGGGGACTCGACCGATGAGGACGTCATGCACGATTCTCTCCGCGCCGAGATCCGCCGGGTACTGAAATCCCTCAGCCCCCGGGAAGCAGAGATCGTCAACGCTTACTTTGGCCTGGACGGTGAAAACGGTGTGACCATCGAACAGATCGGTCAGAAGTACGACCTCACCAAGGAACGCATCCGCCAGATCAAAGAGCGCGCGATCAAACGCCTCCAAAAGGCCCGCTACAGCAGCTCGCTGAAAGCATACTTAGGGTAGTCTCTACGATACGTCAAAAAGCCGCCCCCAGGGGCGGCTTTTTGTTTTTGTACGCCGCCGCCGTACATTTGCCCCTTCAATTCCATGCACATGGCACAAGAGATAGAGCACGTACATTGTCTGATCATAGGCTCCGGCCCCGCCGGTTATACCGCCGCGATCTATGCGGCCCGGGCAAACCTCAAGCCCGTTTTGTACCAGGGTATACAGCCCGGAGGGCAGTTGACCATTACCACGGAGGTCGAGAATTATCCCGGCTACCCCTCCGGTATCCAGGGTCCGGAAATGATGATTGACTTTGAAAAGCAGGCATCGCGCATGGGCGCGGATATACGCTTTGGGATGGCCACGAAAGTGGACTTTTCCGGCAAACCGTATAAGGTGGAAATTGACGAGGAAAAGTGGATCAGCGCAGACGCCGTCATCGTCTCGACCGGCGCCAGCGCCAAGTGGCTGGGCCTGGAAAGCGAACAGCGGCTCAACGGTTTTGGGGTAAGCGCCTGCGCGGTTTGCGACGGCTTTTTCTTCAAGGGCAAAGAAGTCGCCATCGTAGGCG
This sequence is a window from Dinghuibacter silviterrae. Protein-coding genes within it:
- a CDS encoding carboxy terminal-processing peptidase, with protein sequence MQKWLKSMFSKKSVPIILVLLGVASVLYALKVKSFDNPASKYERILQTVGAFLEEGHYSPQRVDDAFSEKVFDKFITTLDGDKGYFLKKDVDSLKGLYGDRIDDEMHGAPLKSFYGISTVYSRDLDHASQLFKQILAQPFDFSVKEDVDMNYDKMSFASSDADLYDRWRKRLKYLVLERYVDLTEARDKEKEARDKGKSKDTTTLKTDVQLEAQARLAIYKIMDRNFTRLKTQETEDAQFDGMVNCITNTMDPHTDFFPPVERRSFNELMSGHFYGIGASLEEDDAGNIKIATLVAGSPAWKSGQIAAGDIILKVAQGNDSAQDLTGYAREDAVKIIRGSKGSVVKLTIKKADGSTKVVALIRDEILVEDTFARSATINDNGRKLGYIYLPVFYADFDHRDGARCSVDVAKEVEKLKEEKVDGIIIDLRGNGGGSLMDVVNMVGLFVKSGPVVQVRGRGDAQPSVMRDNDQGVLYSGPLAVLVNSNSASASEIFAAAIQDYHRGLIIGSDTYGKGTVQREIELDPRITGNWPKDSVADLGSIKLTLQKFYRISGGSTQLKGVTPDVAIPDQMEYLKDRERDNPDALKWDEISKAEYEPWRPGYDPVLIRKESEERVDRNPSFQTISKDARWLADQDDKRYPLEMTAYKDEKTQMQKIYQELEKVQKLPSPLDMTLMPMPSSIGGAQDTTSGKGAILAGRNQMFLNSFKNDLELGESVHIVGDMIKQGNLASGKVNFNNQQQ
- a CDS encoding threonine aldolase family protein — encoded protein: MPIDLRSDTVTKPTEAMLTAMFQAKVGDDVFREDSTVTELETRLAAEFGMEAGLFCPSGTMTNQIAIKMHTQPADEVICDRSAHVYIYEGGGIAFNSGCQVRAIDGIRGQINALQVEEAINPDDVHKAPTRLVCLENTANRGGGSCYDWASIVAIREVCNRHGLVLHLDGARIYNALIHKKETPKQYGEVFDSISICLSKGLGCPVGSVLVGRKKDIDRARRIRKVFGGGMRQAGYLAAAGLYALDHHVTRLEEDHKHAKALADALKGKDFVADILPVETNIVIFTVKGRYTAAGLSETLRKHDILAVAIAPTQVRMVTHLDFTPEMLSAVQGVLAGL
- a CDS encoding sigma-70 family RNA polymerase sigma factor, which translates into the protein MRQLKIATQITNRDSQAVEKYLQEISKIPMITPEEETVLAQRIKMSDQRALDKLVQANLRFVVSVAKQYQHQGLSLSDLINEGNLGLIKAAQRFDETKGFKFISYAVWWIRQSILQALAEQGRLVRLPQNKIGTYNKANKAYMAFEQEHEREPSTEELAEILEMSETEINNIFQSNTRHTSLDAPVHEAEDVAMGDLLEGGDSTDEDVMHDSLRAEIRRVLKSLSPREAEIVNAYFGLDGENGVTIEQIGQKYDLTKERIRQIKERAIKRLQKARYSSSLKAYLG